In the bacterium genome, one interval contains:
- a CDS encoding ISNCY family transposase: MTRREVILRAIARELTWVQAADICGMSARQMRRLKREVERRGFDAVLDQRGRTPRRQRIAVATLEEICRLKREEYPDYSVQHFWEQLSARHGVAVSYTWTKLTLQAAGLAPTGGARGRYRRRRERRALRGQMVHLDASRHDWLPGLPPQDLVVALDDADSRMLYAAFVPEEGTASTFAAVAHILRTYGRFAELYTDRGSHFCHTPTAGGGATTEHQGEVSRALKVLGIRQILAYSPQARGRSERAFGTVQGRLPAELRHAGITSYAAANRYLAEVFVPDFNARFTVAPAQTGSAFIPVVGVDLELLLSVQHARTVQNDSTVSFRRLALQLPRTGDRAHYVRCPVLVHEFPDGRFGVSYQGRLLARYEPDGTALATPPPRAATPRRGARLGSGPHRPPRRTPTAPGRPASLPRA, encoded by the coding sequence ATGACCAGACGCGAAGTGATCCTGCGAGCGATCGCGCGGGAGCTCACGTGGGTGCAAGCAGCCGATATCTGCGGCATGAGCGCGCGCCAGATGCGGCGGCTCAAGCGCGAGGTGGAGCGCCGGGGATTCGATGCGGTGCTCGACCAGCGCGGGCGCACGCCGCGGCGGCAGCGCATTGCAGTGGCCACGCTGGAGGAGATCTGTCGGCTCAAGCGCGAGGAATACCCGGACTACAGCGTCCAGCACTTCTGGGAGCAGCTGAGCGCGAGGCACGGCGTGGCGGTGTCGTACACGTGGACGAAGCTGACGTTGCAGGCCGCCGGGTTGGCCCCGACAGGGGGGGCGCGGGGGAGGTATCGGCGGCGCCGTGAGCGGCGGGCGCTGCGCGGGCAGATGGTGCACTTGGATGCGTCGCGGCACGACTGGCTGCCCGGGCTGCCGCCGCAGGATCTGGTGGTGGCGCTCGACGATGCCGACAGCCGGATGCTCTACGCCGCGTTCGTGCCCGAAGAGGGGACCGCATCCACCTTCGCGGCCGTGGCGCACATCCTGCGCACCTATGGCCGCTTCGCCGAGCTCTACACCGACCGCGGCAGCCACTTCTGCCATACGCCCACGGCCGGGGGCGGCGCCACCACGGAGCATCAGGGCGAGGTGAGCCGGGCCCTGAAGGTGCTCGGCATTCGGCAGATTCTCGCCTACTCCCCGCAAGCGCGCGGCCGCAGTGAGCGCGCCTTCGGGACGGTGCAGGGCCGCTTGCCGGCCGAGCTCCGCCACGCCGGCATCACCAGCTATGCGGCGGCCAATCGCTATCTGGCCGAGGTGTTCGTCCCCGACTTCAACGCCCGCTTCACCGTCGCCCCGGCGCAGACCGGCAGTGCCTTCATTCCGGTGGTCGGAGTCGATCTCGAGTTGCTGCTGTCCGTACAGCATGCGCGCACGGTGCAAAACGACAGCACCGTGTCGTTCCGGCGCCTCGCCCTCCAACTCCCGCGCACCGGCGACCGAGCGCACTACGTCCGCTGCCCGGTGCTGGTGCACGAGTTTCCCGATGGGCGCTTCGGGGTGAGTTACCAAGGCCGGCTCCTCGCGCGCTACGAACCCGACGGCACCGCGCTCGCCACCCCGCCGCCGCGCGCCGCCACCCCCCGCCGCGGTGCCCGGCTCGGTTCCGGCCCGCACCGCCCACCCCGGCGCACCCCCACCGCCCCAGGCCGCCCCGCGTCCCTTCCGCGGGCCTGA
- a CDS encoding potassium/proton antiporter gives MRVIDFIGIALAMGGVLLLVSSLLSRIGNRIGLPVSLLFLAIGMVAGSDGPGGIWFDRFDIAYACGTAALVMILFAGGLNTRVRDVRLAVAPAAVLATVGVVGIAALTAAGAHWLGLTWPEALLIGAIVSSTDAAAVFAVLEGVPLRRRVARTIELESGLNDPVAVILTTAATLNLAGEAPAAWTLATGIVLQLILGLALGVSVGALGRWLLRHVRLSTPALLPTVTVAVAMIAYGVATELGGSGFLAVYVAGIAIGNGDLPHQVTLQRFHESFAWLAQVAMFLMLGLLVFPSELPTVAGLGLLLALFLAIVARPVVVAVCLLPFRFQWREILCIAWLGLRGAVPIILATVPVLMLGTPHAPERDLLDEFDLVFFVVVIGSFIPGMTVRWLPRLLRLEEPVAPEPAASIDITTSAPMREAQRTFFIAPSSPAADRTLSELPLPQDVTVMLIVRGSELIAPRGTTRLNVGDHAFVLCAPHRLAAVARIFEA, from the coding sequence ATGCGGGTCATCGACTTCATCGGCATCGCGCTGGCGATGGGCGGCGTGCTGCTGCTCGTCAGCTCGCTGCTGAGCCGGATCGGCAACCGGATCGGATTGCCCGTCAGCCTGCTGTTTCTCGCCATCGGCATGGTGGCCGGCTCCGACGGGCCGGGCGGCATCTGGTTCGACCGCTTCGACATCGCCTATGCCTGCGGCACCGCGGCCCTGGTGATGATCCTGTTCGCCGGCGGTCTCAACACCCGCGTCCGCGACGTGCGGCTGGCCGTCGCGCCGGCGGCGGTCCTCGCCACGGTCGGCGTCGTCGGCATCGCGGCGCTGACCGCGGCCGGCGCCCACTGGCTCGGGCTCACCTGGCCGGAGGCGCTGTTGATCGGCGCCATCGTCTCCTCGACCGACGCGGCCGCGGTGTTCGCGGTGCTCGAGGGGGTGCCGCTGCGGCGGCGGGTCGCCCGCACCATCGAGTTGGAGAGCGGCCTCAACGATCCGGTGGCGGTGATCCTCACCACCGCGGCGACCCTGAACCTCGCCGGCGAAGCGCCGGCGGCGTGGACGCTCGCCACCGGCATCGTGCTGCAGCTCATCCTCGGTCTCGCGCTCGGCGTGTCGGTCGGCGCGCTCGGCCGCTGGTTGTTGCGCCACGTCCGCCTGTCCACGCCGGCGCTGCTGCCGACGGTGACCGTGGCGGTGGCGATGATCGCCTACGGGGTCGCCACCGAGCTCGGGGGCAGCGGCTTCCTCGCCGTCTACGTCGCCGGCATCGCGATCGGCAATGGGGACCTGCCGCACCAGGTGACGCTGCAGCGCTTCCACGAGTCCTTCGCCTGGCTCGCCCAGGTGGCGATGTTCCTCATGCTCGGTCTGCTGGTGTTTCCTTCCGAGCTGCCAACGGTCGCCGGCCTCGGGCTGCTGCTGGCCCTCTTCCTGGCGATCGTCGCCCGGCCGGTCGTCGTCGCCGTCTGCCTGCTGCCATTTCGCTTCCAGTGGCGCGAGATCCTCTGCATCGCCTGGTTGGGACTGCGCGGCGCGGTGCCCATCATCCTCGCCACGGTGCCGGTGCTGATGCTCGGCACGCCGCACGCCCCGGAGCGCGACCTGCTGGACGAGTTCGACCTGGTGTTCTTCGTCGTCGTCATCGGCTCGTTCATTCCCGGCATGACGGTGCGCTGGTTGCCGCGTCTGTTGCGCCTCGAGGAGCCGGTCGCGCCCGAGCCGGCGGCGTCGATCGACATCACCACCAGCGCCCCGATGCGCGAGGCGCAGCGGACGTTCTTCATCGCGCCGTCGTCGCCGGCGGCCGATCGCACCCTGAGCGAGCTGCCGCTGCCGCAGGACGTCACCGTCATGCTGATCGTCCGCGGCAGCGAGCTGATCGCGCCGCGCGGCACCACCCGCCTGAACGTCGGCGACCATGCCTTCGTCCTCTGCGCCCCGCACCGCCTCGCCGCGGTGGCGCGCATCTTCGAAGCCTAG
- the ispH gene encoding 4-hydroxy-3-methylbut-2-enyl diphosphate reductase, producing the protein MEREIVVASPRGFCAGVSHAIEIVDLVLDQQAPPIYVRHEIVHNRHVVERLRGRGAVFVDDLAEVPEGSVLIFSAHGVSPAVRAEAAARRLRVIDATCPLVTKVHVEALRYAREGYDILVVGHRGHVEVIGTLGHAPQRMHLVETAADVATVAVTDPRRVAVVTQTTLSVDDTRDIVEAIRARFPAVCLPAKDDICYATQNRQTAVKELARQTDLVLVIGSPTSSNANRLVEVARNAGTTAHLIEDPAAIDPAWLAPARAVGLTAGASTPEELVSAAIDHLRGLGFGRLRDVTTAVEHVVFPLPRGLREGILPTASRPPA; encoded by the coding sequence ATGGAGCGCGAGATCGTGGTCGCCAGCCCGCGCGGCTTCTGCGCCGGCGTCTCGCACGCCATCGAGATCGTCGACCTGGTGCTCGACCAGCAGGCGCCGCCGATCTACGTGCGGCACGAGATCGTGCACAACCGGCACGTCGTCGAGCGCCTGCGCGGGCGCGGCGCGGTGTTCGTCGACGATCTCGCCGAGGTCCCGGAGGGCAGCGTGCTGATCTTCAGCGCCCACGGGGTGTCGCCGGCAGTGCGCGCCGAGGCGGCGGCGCGGCGGTTGCGGGTCATCGACGCGACCTGTCCGTTGGTGACCAAGGTGCACGTCGAGGCCCTGCGCTACGCGCGCGAGGGATACGACATCCTCGTCGTCGGGCATCGCGGACACGTCGAGGTGATCGGCACCCTCGGCCACGCGCCGCAGCGCATGCACCTGGTCGAGACCGCCGCCGACGTCGCGACCGTCGCGGTGACGGACCCGCGGCGGGTCGCCGTGGTCACCCAGACCACGCTGTCGGTGGACGACACGCGCGACATCGTCGAGGCCATCCGCGCCCGCTTCCCGGCGGTGTGCCTGCCGGCCAAGGACGACATCTGCTACGCGACGCAGAACCGGCAGACGGCGGTGAAGGAGTTGGCGCGCCAGACCGATCTGGTGTTGGTCATCGGCTCGCCGACCTCGAGCAACGCCAACCGCCTGGTCGAGGTGGCGCGCAACGCCGGCACGACGGCGCACCTGATCGAGGATCCCGCCGCGATCGATCCCGCCTGGTTGGCGCCGGCCCGCGCCGTCGGGCTGACGGCCGGCGCGTCGACGCCTGAGGAGCTGGTGTCGGCGGCGATCGACCACCTGCGCGGCCTCGGCTTCGGGCGCCTGCGCGACGTCACCACCGCCGTCGAGCACGTCGTGTTTCCGCTGCCGCGCGGGCTGCGCGAGGGCATCCTGCCCACCGCCTCGCGCCCGCCCGCCTGA
- a CDS encoding GNAT family N-acetyltransferase, translating into MRLDLGDYCVRPFTADDAAAIARYANNRAVWITLRDRFPHPYTLADAAAFLAAATAQQPAADFAIASQREAIGGIGLQRQSDVHRLSAEIGYWLGEPYWGRGIATRAVRAVTEWAFATSALERVFACVFATNPASARVLTNAGYQFEGRLRRAVVKDGRILDQLVYAALRP; encoded by the coding sequence GTGCGTCTCGACCTCGGCGACTACTGCGTGCGCCCGTTCACCGCCGACGACGCGGCGGCGATCGCCCGCTACGCCAACAATCGGGCCGTGTGGATCACCCTGCGCGATCGCTTTCCGCACCCCTACACGCTGGCCGACGCGGCGGCGTTTCTCGCCGCCGCCACCGCCCAGCAACCGGCGGCCGACTTCGCCATCGCCAGCCAACGGGAGGCGATCGGCGGCATCGGCCTGCAGCGGCAGAGCGACGTCCACCGCCTGAGCGCCGAGATCGGCTACTGGCTCGGCGAGCCGTACTGGGGCCGCGGCATCGCGACCCGGGCGGTGCGCGCCGTCACCGAGTGGGCGTTCGCCACCAGCGCGCTCGAGCGGGTGTTCGCCTGCGTCTTCGCCACCAACCCGGCCTCGGCGCGCGTCCTGACCAACGCCGGCTACCAGTTCGAGGGGCGGCTGCGGCGCGCCGTGGTCAAGGACGGGCGGATCCTCGATCAGTTGGTCTACGCGGCGCTGCGGCCCTGA